The DNA window CTTGCTGAAATACCACAGGCCCTACAAACCCCAACTCGCAGCGTACTAGCTCTGGGAAGAAACCAGAGCCAAAGACAAATGTGCCATGGATTCCGAGGTTCTCATGGTCCACCTCCAAATTGAGGTAGCGGAGACCTTCGAACCTCCCAAGGATATCGAGATCGTCTTGTTGTAACTCCCTTACAGCAATGGACACAGCGGATAGGTGTGGAAGAAACCCCAGATTCATACAAGTGGGCAGCGTTGAGAACCAACAGCTCTGTCCTATGCCCAATGTACAGAGATGACGAGTGGCGACCCAGGCATCCAATCCACCGATGATGCGTTGATTAAAGTCGGACCTGATATATAGCCTCTGGATCTTTTGCAGCTTGCATAGGCATCCAGCTAGCTTGTCGCTCCATTCGCTCAAGAAAATAGATAGCACCCTTAATTCTGTTAGCTGGCCCAACTCTTCTATAATATCAATGTTAGAGTTGTCAATTCTTATTATTAGCATCTCTTGGAGGCATGTTAGGTTCCCAATCCCGTTTGGCACTCTTGTAGAGTGGTCAGTGTATAGACACATCAGATTTCTTAGCTGAACAACCGTTGATGGCAAGCTAGAAATTTTATTTCTCGCTATGCTCAGTGTTTGTAGAAATTGCATGCTTCCTATTTCTTTAGGGAGCTGAGCAATACCAGTGCAATTTAGTCCCAGGTACCTCAAGTGAAATAAATTTCTTATGTCCTTAAGGCTATAACCTTGGGAAAGATCACAACCTTCTAAGTTCAGTACACGTAAAACTCGGAAGCTCCCAAGGGCTGGCATTATATTAACAGCTGATGGAAATACAATAACTGACCTTACTTGTTCCAGTCTCATAGTAGACTGAGTCATAGCATGACTTTCCTTGCCATTTTGAAGGGACAGCCTCCGTATCATATTTGATTGAGATGTGCAATCCAGATCATGTATGATCAGAAAGTTCTCTTGACTCGATAAGGAGCGGATAAGATCAAGCACCATATCATGTACCCGGCATTTTTTTATCATGCCAGTGTACCGATCATGTATGGGTTGGATCATACTTCTATCTATGAGCTCATCGAAGTACCTCTCCCCAAGTTCAAATAAGCTCTCCCCTTGTGTCTCAGATTGGATAAAGCCTTCTGCTATCCACATCCATATCAAACGATTTTTACTAATTTTATGATCTTCTGGAAACATACTTAAATACAATAAGCATGTCCTTAGATGCGATGGCATATGAAAATAGCTAAATGATAGAATCTTTCTCATATTCTTCACATCTAAATTGCTTTCCAGACTTGTACCAACAGAATCGTAGACCTCATACCACTCCATTTCATTTCTTGCTTTATAAGCCAGCAGACTAGCCATTGTAATAATAGCTAATGGTACACCAGCACATTTCTTTAGTACTTTATCAGATACTTCGGCTAGCTGTTGAACCGGACATTTTTCTGTGTTTTCACTATTGTAGTTCTCATTACCAAAAACTCTTTGAAATAGTAATCTTCGCGAGTTATTTAGAGAAAGGGGTTTCAGCttataagcaccaccggcttgattaGCAACACTGAGGATACGTGTAGTTGTAATGATTTTGTTTCCAAAATTATTATCAGGCAAAGCACATCTAATCATTTCCCAGAATGAGATGTCCCATATGTCATCAATTACTATAAAGTACCTGCACACATGGTTACATACGAAAGCCATGTTACTAGCAAAGTAAAGCAAGGTCGAAAGTTCTAGTTTAATGTATCCAAGTGAAGCTAACCAGGGAGACTATTAAAGATTGATAGTGATTCAAGATGGCTAGTGTATTAAAAGGTTTAGAATTTCCATTTGAGGAAACAAGAATCTCCATTTCTAGTTCATTAACTACATGAAGGAGATTGAATCGCTCTAATATGACATTTAGTAGGAACACAAGTGATCATTTCATATTGGCATTGTTTTTCATGATTTATGGTGACGTTAGTCAGTGCATGGCTGTTATAGCTAATCAAAACGTGGGGGAGAAATTTGAACATTACTAAAATGGAACTTTCAGGGTGATATTTGGCCGAAGTTGTGTTCTTTCAGTGTTATGATGCAAATTTTTCTACAAACAAATAATCACATGGCTATAAACTGATCGGGATGTTCTATTCGTACCTCTTCTTCTCAAGGAATTCTCTTATGTCTTTAATAAGAGCTTGAATAACATTGGTGCTTGGATTCTTTTCCCTAGTAACTTGATAAAGCATGTCGTTGAATAATTTCTCTACGCAAGGTGTTTGTGACACTGAAACAAAAGCTGAGCAATCAAATTTTGCTTTAAGTCTTTCATACACCGCATTAGCAAGGGTTGTCTTTCCCAGACCACCAAATCCGACAATGGAAACAATCTTATTTTGCCCTTTGTCGGACACCTcattttttgccatcaggatctgAATTAACTCCTCTCTTGCCCCATCAATTCCAACAAGGTCCGTCGCCTTCTCATACCGAGCAAATAAACGAGGATCAACCGAGACAGGCTTATTAACAACATAACTGTTGATCCTGTACCTATCACGCCGCTTGGACACCTCTGTGACACGGCTCTTGATGTCTCTGATCTTGGCAGAAATGTTGCGATGAAACATAGCCTTTCTGAATAAACCAATGCTCCTATCAATGAAGTCTTTGAGGCCATGCAGCTCAGCCGATTCAGTGCCCTTGCTGTGTAGCATGAATCGATCGATACTGTCGTCGATATAATAAGACAGCTCCCTCAAATCCTTGGCCCAAATATTGTCTTGAATGTCGAGCTGGTCTGCCGGTGTATCGGAGACCTTCTCAAGGGCACCCTGCAAGCTCTCAAGCTCAGATTTGAGGAAGAGGATCTCACCCTTCACCCCTTTTTGAAGATTGTACTCGCCAACGAGCAGACCACCCAGCTTGAATATGGTACTCGCCAGTGCCCCCATCGccaactccatgtatgtgtcgtCCCTAAGCGAGCACAGTGCAAGGAGTTAGGCTTCTATGTGTATATGTATAGTGAACAGTGGAGTGGGGAGGTGAATGGCACCGATGGCATACTTTCTCATGTTTTTATATTCCAGTTTGAGTCCAGACAAATTAAACATACACTGGTCACAATCAAATGAATAATGTTATGATACTAATATAAGTTCGGCGAATCCCTTGCCGGCCTTTCTAAAAAAAAGATGAGGAAGTAAGAATTCCAAAACTTACGGACAATTCTATGCACTTAACTAAATATGTCTTCATCTATGATGCCATTTGGATGCTTCAGTAACATTAGTCATTTCGTTATATTCCCAAGAGCTGGCGCGGGCCAATAAATTAAAGTCAGCATTtggttcccaatatattatactaaaccgagtgtaaattgcatgtttgaggccctaaacgaattcaaataaaaaagttgtaaactacaaagtttcataactttttgggatctacacttttagtttaggaagtttttccatccgaggtcgtttataaaatttgaattttaaaattttgaaattcaaacataattttgcatgacaagatgttttcaaatcaaaaagttgtaaactacaaagtttcataacttttcgagatctacacttttagtttaggaagtttttccatcggaggtcatttataaaatttgaattttaaaattttgaaattcaaacacagttttgcatgacaagatgttttcaaatcaaaaagttgtcaactacaatgtttcataacttttcgagatctacagagtttattttggttgttttttcatccgaggtcgtttgaaaagttcgaattttaaaattttgaaattcaaacgcagttttgcatgacaagatgttttcaaatcaaaaagttgtcaattacaaagtttcataactttttaagatctacaaagtttattttggttgtttggtcatctgttcatccgacatggtcgttctaacattgttcacaaatcttatatatctctcttgtagtttcatcaactacaagagagatatgttagatttgtgaacaaatttattttcactttgtcgtatgaagaaaagaccaaaacaaacattgtacatcttgatgagttatacaactttgtagttgaaaactttttcatttgaattaatttactgcttcaaaatatgctttgaaattttatttgccgagtgtcaaaaaaaataacactcggcaaagaagctctttgccgagtgtcaaaaaaaacactcggcaaagaggctctttgccgagtgtaaaaaaaacactcggcaaatagactctcgccgagtgtaaaaaaaatacTCGGTAAacgcgtctttgccgagtgtccgaaaaacaacactcggcaaaccacctggcactcggcaaagagccggtctccagTAGTGACGATGCCATTTGGATGCTTCAGTAACATTAGTCATTTCGTTATATTCCCAAGAGCTGGCGCGGGCCAATAAAAGTCAGCATTTGGTTCCATCCGTGTGATGCCGTGTGGATTTGCCTATTCATTGGTGCAACTGTGCAAGCTAGTCGTAGTTTCGCGTATTCTAACCGCGACTTTTACATGTGCGTTTGGTCAGCTTTAGGCTACGTCAGTTATAAACAACTGTATATAAGGCAAACCTCCAGAAGGAAACATTCTTATTATGTGGGTGATGCTCTTTCCCGTGTTGTCTGGGTAGCAGGAGGAGAATTTTGCGTCCTTGGAAGGCTGACAAGTTAGAGAGTTGTTGCTGCTTCACCATCTCCATACGTATCCTTTGACAAATGTCCGCAATGGCTTCGTCATCAGCTAATTATATGGTAAATTTCAGTATGGCTCCAATTGGTCGAAATTGAAGTTACTGACGGAAGCTGCCGAGTCCAGCACAAATGATCTTGTACGGATTGCAGAGCAGACTGCTATTCACTGAACCAATGAGCTTCAGCCTTATATAGAGAGAAATGAAGACAACAAGAAAATTAAAGAGACGGCAATTTGGACGACGTCTGATGGACGCCGGGTCGTCAAGAAACATGAACAGGTGGGCGCCTTGGCCCTTGATAGAAAAAAGAAAGGACATTAATTAAGCCCATGGGCCATGGCGGCAATGAGGCCCGTCTCTATTTTCTCTCCTCGTTGACCAGCATTGTTTTATGGAAAAAAAGTTTTTATTGACCCCTCAACTTTCGCTATGGTCGAATTATATATGGCCAAGCAGACCGCACGGCATGGCAAGGCCCCGCTAAGGCATGGCCCGTGAGGTGTCGGGCTGGCATGACACGCCTAGTTAGCAGGTCATGCCCACAAGCTACCCCTTAGGCATGAACACGGGCCTTTAAGCCTTGGGTCGTGTCGGCCCGGCCCATGCGCTGGTAAGCCTGTCGTGCTCGGGAGGCCCACGTCAACATGCCTATGGGAGGCCAAGGGGGTCGTGCCGCCATGCCCCAAGCGTGATTGGGTGCCGCGTCACCTCGCCATGCGAGGCTGATGGGGTCGTGGCATCGTGCCTGCTCGGTTGGCATAGCTGcgtgccgaggagcgaggagagaAACGCACAATTCAATGTGAGAGTCAGAGGGAGCAGGTGCGAGTGCGGTATGGGAGATCGAGAGTTGTGCTAGGTTTTTGAGAAACATGGTGGCGTGTATATTGTTATAGCGGGCCTTGTCGGGCCGACATCTACTCTTGCCGGGCTACGCAAACACACCGTGCCCAGGGAGCAGCCCAAGCAAGGCACGCCCAGCTGGCCAAGCCAGCACGGGCACAATGGCTATCGGGCCGTGTCATGCCTGGGTCGGGCTAAACTACCAGGCCATGGTTCATGCCCACGGGCCTCGGGCCATATGTCCATCTTTCCAATCCTCAATTTACAAAGCTCGATTTTTACTCTCCTTAGCTTTTTAAACTGTGTTTTTGGTCTTGAATAGTCTTGGACGTAGGAATGTATGACCTCGTTCTAGCCTTAAGAAACAATAGAAATGTATGACCCTTATATTCTTGGAGTAACTTTGCCGTTACTTCCTATTGCTTTGTATGGCATcggaaataaagaattttgttattGTGACAAAACAGTTCAGTGGTTTCTTCGGTATTCATTGGATCACACGGTAGGTTAAATAGTGTTTCGACTCCATCACATCTCAATTCCTTCACTACCTTCAATCTCAATTAAGTCTTCAAACACAAACATACACATAATAAACAATCTAACCTTGGGTGTTCGGCTGGCACAGATTTCCACCATAGTTCGGCTGATTTCGATTGATTTAATAGTGTTCTgtaagagagaataagctgaaataagCTGAAAAAAATTCAAGATCAGATCAGCCCAACACGCTAATCTCAAAGACATCAAACAAATTTGGTGATTGGAACATAGTACAAGGTTGGATGCCGGCTATATTATTCAGCAAAGCATAATTAAATGTCACAAGTTAATTATTCTATCATGAAGCACATTGGATTAGCTTCTCCAAATTCATGTAAGATGACCCACCCTTCTCCAATGCTCCATTTGCCTTTGCCTTGAGCTCCTGAGCcttcctcctcctctgctccCCTACGTCACCCTGATCCATCAGCCTCTCCAAGGCCTTCGCCACTTGCTCCATACCGACCTCCGCCTCGACATCGGCTTTGCTACCGTTGGTTGTACCAGCAGTGAGGACGTTTTCTGTTGGTTTTGTCACGCCTACGGATACCCCAACACCAAGCACATCCACGATGAGCCTCTCGTTGAGAAACTGCTCAGCAAAAAGCGGCCAAGTCGCCATGGGCATGCCGGCGGCAATGGCCTCCAGAGTCGAGCCCCACCCACAGTGCGTGAGGAAGCCGCCGACGGCGTGGTGAGCCAGGATGGGGACCTGGGGAGCCCAGCCTCGCACTACCAAGCACTTGCTGTCGTCGTTGAAGCTCTCACGTAGCCACTTCTTCACGTCGTCGGTGCCCTTGACCACCCACACGACAGGCCAAGAGCACGATGCTAGTGCCATGCCCAGCTGCATCAGCTGCGCCGGTGGCATGCACCCGGCGCTGCCAAAGCTGACGTACACCACGGACTTCGTCTCCTTGGTGTCCAGCCACTCCATGACCTGCCTCGCATCGTCTGTCATGGCCTGTGGATCAAGAGTAGGTGAGCGGCAGAGTGAGACGGGGCCAACAGCGACGACGGTTTTGCCGGTCGCCGCCGCGAGAAGCTCGCAGGAGCCGTGCTCAAGCTCCTGGAAGCTGTTCACGACCACGCCGTCCACGGCCACGTCGAACTCCCGTATCTCCTGCATCCTCCCAGCACCCATGGTCGTCGACGGCGCAAAATGCGTCGGCAGCTGCGCACGCGAGAGCCTGCAGTCGAACGCCGGCAGGACCGGGATGTTGACGAGCTCGTCCGCCGACGAGACGGCCTCGTGCGGCCTGTGCTTGTAGAGGTACTCGATGCAGAGCAGAGGGAACGCGCCGAAACCGTGGAAGATGTAGCACGGCACGCCGAGCTCGCGCGCCATGCCGAGCGTCCACGTGTGGCACATCCCGGCGACGACGCAGCTGGGCCGGCGCGGCATCGCCTCGCTGCGGCAGTGAAGCGCCACCGCCTCGCCAAACTGTCTGTTGGCGGCGAAGAAGCGCGGCACGTCGGCGGGGGAccggaggaggtccatcctctCGCAGCCCTCGGGCAGGCCGGCCTCCGCCGCTGGGAACGGGATCGCGGTGACCGTGATCGTCCCCGCCGTGCCCGGAGGTAgtggtagtggtgttgttgtCGCGAGGTCTTCCACGCGGCTCTGGACGAGTGGGGCGTTGGCGGGCGTCGTGATGATGGTGACCGCCGCGCCGTGGGAGGCGAGGAGGCGGCCGATGTCGGTCATCGGGATGATGTGGCTGATGCTTCCTTGCCATGGAACCAGCACGAAGTGTGGATCCGCTGTTGCGCTCTCCATTTCCTAGCACTAGCTCTTTGCAAATGGGTGTAGCTAGCTTTCTTGGTTCCTGTGCAGAGAGCTGTTGGGCTGTCGAGCGTTTGTTATATCCACTCCCGTATACATATGCAAAGATATGTGAGTATGTGACCATGTAACTGGGTATGCTTGGCAGCTACATGTGGTGTCGACATGATAACAGGCGCATGTAGGAGTTGTTGGTGGTGGCTAATTCTCTGCTGCGGTGGACTTTTGCCCGGATGTGCTGGCTAGCACATGGACAAGTCCAAAGCTagcttctttgttttttttttttgttttttttttgttttttt is part of the Miscanthus floridulus cultivar M001 chromosome 9, ASM1932011v1, whole genome shotgun sequence genome and encodes:
- the LOC136482676 gene encoding UDP-glycosyltransferase 73C7-like, producing the protein MESATADPHFVLVPWQGSISHIIPMTDIGRLLASHGAAVTIITTPANAPLVQSRVEDLATTTPLPLPPGTAGTITVTAIPFPAAEAGLPEGCERMDLLRSPADVPRFFAANRQFGEAVALHCRSEAMPRRPSCVVAGMCHTWTLGMARELGVPCYIFHGFGAFPLLCIEYLYKHRPHEAVSSADELVNIPVLPAFDCRLSRAQLPTHFAPSTTMGAGRMQEIREFDVAVDGVVVNSFQELEHGSCELLAAATGKTVVAVGPVSLCRSPTLDPQAMTDDARQVMEWLDTKETKSVVYVSFGSAGCMPPAQLMQLGMALASCSWPVVWVVKGTDDVKKWLRESFNDDSKCLVVRGWAPQVPILAHHAVGGFLTHCGWGSTLEAIAAGMPMATWPLFAEQFLNERLIVDVLGVGVSVGVTKPTENVLTAGTTNGSKADVEAEVGMEQVAKALERLMDQGDVGEQRRRKAQELKAKANGALEKGGSSYMNLEKLIQCAS